A window from Actinomycetospora corticicola encodes these proteins:
- a CDS encoding NADAR family protein has product MTDDDAPIVLTDMVAEFRGPTWTLSNFAEHPMDIDGHRYATVEHYFQAMKAVSAEDHDCIRDAATPDEAKRLGREVDLVPDWRDRRTDVMRRALAAKFTPDSEAGRFLLATGEATLIEGNDWGDQLWGVSDGRGRNLLGVLLMERRGALRARE; this is encoded by the coding sequence GTGACCGACGACGACGCGCCCATCGTGCTCACCGACATGGTGGCCGAGTTCCGCGGCCCGACCTGGACGCTGTCGAACTTCGCGGAGCACCCGATGGACATCGACGGCCACCGCTATGCGACCGTCGAGCACTACTTCCAGGCGATGAAGGCCGTCTCCGCGGAGGACCACGACTGCATCCGGGACGCGGCGACCCCGGACGAGGCGAAACGGCTCGGCCGCGAGGTCGACCTGGTCCCCGACTGGCGCGACCGCCGGACGGACGTGATGCGCCGCGCGCTCGCCGCGAAGTTCACGCCCGACTCCGAGGCCGGGCGGTTCCTGCTCGCGACCGGCGAGGCCACCCTGATCGAGGGCAACGACTGGGGCGACCAGCTGTGGGGCGTCAGCGACGGGCGCGGCCGCAACCTGTTGGGCGTCCTGCTGATGGAACGACGGGGTGCGCTCCGCGCCCGTGAGTAG
- a CDS encoding maleylpyruvate isomerase family mycothiol-dependent enzyme, which yields MSAPTRTARSVVSDLGVMEREAGMAMATVVSLADDELDRPTGCADWTRADLVTHLTRGAHELADLVGPVSERPTAASTSARELARALDAANRRLSAALSRLRHGAEQETVEVPSYGEVSVYALPALRTAELVVHHHDLSTTWEWHEAAPDALVDAIEARVLRMRAEPTGPGLQVVAREGEEWTVGDGVHRIEGYYEELLPFLARGEVEPGLRIVGEPPTLPAW from the coding sequence ATGAGCGCCCCCACGAGGACCGCCCGCTCCGTCGTCAGCGACCTGGGGGTGATGGAGCGCGAGGCGGGGATGGCGATGGCCACCGTCGTGAGCCTCGCCGACGACGAGCTCGACCGTCCCACCGGCTGCGCGGACTGGACCCGTGCGGACCTCGTCACCCACCTGACCCGGGGTGCCCACGAGCTCGCCGACCTCGTCGGACCGGTGTCCGAGCGCCCGACGGCGGCGTCCACGTCGGCGCGGGAGCTGGCCCGCGCCCTGGACGCGGCGAACCGACGGCTGTCGGCGGCCCTGTCCCGGCTGCGGCACGGGGCGGAGCAGGAGACGGTCGAGGTGCCGTCGTACGGCGAGGTCAGCGTGTACGCGCTCCCGGCGCTGCGAACCGCCGAGCTGGTCGTCCACCACCACGACCTGTCGACGACGTGGGAGTGGCACGAGGCCGCGCCCGATGCCCTCGTCGACGCGATCGAGGCGCGGGTCCTCCGGATGCGGGCCGAGCCGACCGGCCCCGGGTTGCAGGTCGTCGCCCGCGAGGGGGAGGAGTGGACCGTCGGGGACGGCGTCCACCGGATCGAGGGGTACTACGAGGAGCTGCTGCCCTTCCTCGCCCGCGGGGAGGTCGAGCCCGGTCTGCGGATCGTGGGGGAGCCCCCCACGCTGCCGGCGTGGTGA
- a CDS encoding TRIC cation channel family protein yields the protein MTTALVLDLLGTFAFALNGALTAVRAARLDIVGVVVLGMITALGGGILRDILLGALPPATFSDWRYLVVAAAGGLVAFALSRQLERLARSITVFDALGLSLFAVTGAARAVELGAGVGQAVLLGTITAVGGGTLRDVLVRRVPSVLSSELYAIPALVGAAFVVIPARFGAGGLLWVFVGAGACLVIRLLGVGFRIDAPRPPGGGSAP from the coding sequence GTGACGACGGCGCTCGTCCTCGACCTCCTGGGCACCTTCGCCTTTGCGTTGAACGGGGCGTTGACGGCGGTCCGGGCCGCGCGGCTGGACATCGTCGGGGTCGTGGTGCTGGGCATGATCACCGCGCTGGGCGGCGGCATCCTCCGCGACATCCTGCTGGGGGCGCTCCCGCCGGCGACGTTCAGCGACTGGCGCTACCTCGTCGTCGCTGCGGCCGGTGGGCTGGTGGCCTTCGCCCTGAGCCGTCAGCTCGAACGGCTCGCGCGGTCGATCACGGTCTTCGACGCCCTGGGCCTGAGTCTCTTCGCGGTGACCGGGGCCGCCCGCGCGGTCGAGCTCGGCGCGGGCGTCGGGCAGGCGGTGCTCCTGGGCACGATCACCGCGGTCGGGGGCGGCACCCTGCGCGACGTGCTCGTGCGCCGGGTGCCGAGCGTGCTGTCGAGCGAGCTGTACGCGATCCCCGCCCTGGTCGGGGCCGCGTTCGTCGTGATCCCGGCCCGCTTCGGGGCCGGTGGCCTGCTCTGGGTGTTCGTCGGCGCCGGGGCCTGCCTGGTGATCCGGCTGCTCGGCGTGGGGTTCCGGATCGATGCGCCGCGGCCACCCGGGGGTGGCTCCGCCCCGTGA